In Clostridium sp., one DNA window encodes the following:
- a CDS encoding type II toxin-antitoxin system HicB family antitoxin, translating into MYKDIYVFPAVVTTMAENDYNVSFPDFEEIITCGETLEEAYIMAEDALKLCLFDLYQDKVIIPEATKINKIELKKNQVAILVKVEFKKVIREYDNKAVKKTLTVPAWLNTEAEEAHLNFSHVLQEGLKRQLNISE; encoded by the coding sequence ATGTATAAGGATATATATGTTTTTCCAGCAGTAGTAACTACTATGGCAGAAAATGATTATAATGTGAGTTTTCCTGACTTTGAAGAAATAATAACCTGTGGAGAAACGTTAGAGGAAGCATATATAATGGCAGAGGATGCATTGAAACTATGTTTATTTGATTTATACCAGGATAAAGTTATTATACCTGAGGCAACTAAAATTAATAAAATAGAATTAAAGAAAAATCAAGTAGCTATATTGGTTAAAGTTGAATTTAAAAAAGTTATAAGAGAATATGACAATAAGGCTGTAAAAAAAACTTTGACAGTGCCAGCATGGCTTAATACAGAAGCTGAAGAAGCTCATTTGAATTTTTCTCATGTTCTTCAAGAAGGATTAAAAAGACAATTGAATATTAGTGAATAG
- a CDS encoding ComF family protein — MSVIYCDDETCVICGHELYSDKFICECCANKIMICRDKMNIALNDMGFDCYSAAYYSGAVVELIIKLKYKNSFRSGDVMAEYMYRTIEANKLEFDIITYVPMIKKDLKKRGYNQSEYLARTLKNYVDRPVKSCLSKVKSTKDQIGLDKRDRWNNIEGSFKIIDKNIVKNKNILLVDDVVTTGATAFYSALELKNSGAGKIIILTGARSRV; from the coding sequence TTGTCGGTAATATATTGTGATGATGAAACTTGTGTTATTTGTGGACATGAACTTTACTCTGACAAATTTATATGTGAATGTTGTGCAAATAAAATAATGATCTGCAGGGACAAGATGAATATTGCCTTAAATGATATGGGATTTGACTGTTATAGTGCTGCTTATTATTCAGGGGCGGTAGTTGAGCTTATAATTAAATTAAAGTATAAGAATTCTTTTAGGTCGGGAGATGTTATGGCTGAATATATGTATAGAACTATAGAAGCCAACAAACTGGAGTTTGATATAATAACCTATGTTCCGATGATAAAAAAAGATTTGAAAAAAAGAGGATATAATCAGAGCGAGTACCTGGCAAGAACTTTGAAAAATTATGTGGATAGGCCTGTTAAATCCTGTCTTTCTAAAGTTAAAAGTACCAAGGACCAAATAGGTTTAGATAAAAGGGACAGATGGAATAATATAGAGGGCAGCTTTAAAATCATAGATAAAAATATAGTGAAAAATAAAAATATTTTACTTGTTGATGATGTTGTAACAACTGGTGCCACAGCCTTTTATTCCGCTCTTGAATTAAAAAATAGTGGTGCAGGCAAAATTATAATATTGACTGGAGCTAGAAGTAGAGTATAA
- a CDS encoding type II toxin-antitoxin system HicA family toxin, with the protein MNSKEIVEIAQSKGWEVKTQRGSHIKLVHKNFPKPVIIPYHGTKEIPRGTLNSILRRLGLK; encoded by the coding sequence ATGAATAGCAAAGAAATAGTTGAAATCGCACAGAGTAAAGGATGGGAAGTAAAAACTCAACGTGGTTCTCATATTAAATTAGTACATAAGAATTTCCCTAAACCAGTAATTATACCTTATCATGGTACAAAAGAGATACCACGAGGAACATTGAATTCAATACTTAGACGGTTGGGGCTTAAATAG